The DNA segment TTTACCGTTATGGCATCACTGCCATTTGGGCTCGTAAAAAAACACGCTTCAACGTTATTGCTTATCGGACTAGGACTCTGTGTAATCCTATTTGTCACTGGCAATCTACTACATATTAGCAGCATTGCTCAGTGTTCACTTGGTGCCTGTCGATGGTTTGAGTTTGGGTCGCTCGGCAGTTTTCAACCGGCTGAGTTTCTGAAGTTTGGTCTCCTCATGTATATGGCGGTTTTTTTGGGTATTCGCATCAATCAAGGTAAGTTGAATGATTTGACTTCGACTATTTACCCCATGCTGGCAGTAACACTGCTTGGACTATTTTTTGTCGTCATTGTGCAAAAAGATTTGGGGACAGGTGTAGCCTTGGCATCGATTGCTTTTTCGATTCTTCTCGTGAGTGGGATAAGCACCCGTATCATGCTAAAAATCGTTCTGGGAGCACTTGCTGTCGGTATTTTGGCAATCGTCATCGCACCGCATCGAATTGAACGTGTGACCACGTTTTTGCAAGGTGAGAGTGCAGTTACGGGCAGTTCATCAAATGATGACGCAAACTATCACATAAAAAACGCCATGATTGCGCTTGGCACCGGCGGTATATTTGGACTGGGCATAGGAAACAGCGTGCAGGCGACGGGCTATCTGCCTGAGGCGATCAACGACTCAGTGTTTGCCATTTTGGGCGAAATATTCGGGTTTGTTGGCGTTGTGGCGATATTGCTAGCATTCGGCGCTTTACTAATACGGCTACTTCATATTATTGATCACTCCTCAGATATTACGATGAAACTCGCTGTTGCTGGTATATGGGGATGGCTGGCGTCGCATATTGTATTGAATGTTGCCTCGATGGTAGGGATTTTCCCACTGACCGGTATCACGCTGCCTCTTCTCAGCTTTGGTGGTACAAGTATGTTATTTATCGCAGGGGCGCTAGGAATGGCATTTCAGATTTCGCGTTACACGCTTCACCAACTTAGCCCAGTAAAGGAGACCAATGGCAATGAGACTACTTTGCGCCGGCGGGGGATCGGGGGGTCACGTTACTCCGGTCGTCGTCGTTATCAATGAACTTGCTCTGAAATATCCTGATGTTGAGGTGGTATTTGTCTGTGACAAGGCCTTTGCGGCGCAGTCGAGGGGGTTGATGAAGACTGCTCACGTACCCATCACGGTAAAAACGATTACGGCCGGCAAATTGAGACGGTATAAGCATCTATCGGTTATGCGACAGCTTTTGATGCCAAAGCTAGTTTTTGCAAATGTAGCAGATAGCGTAAAAGTCTTGATCGGCTTTTTCCAGAGTCTGGTGCTTATCTGGCGCTTTAAGCCAGATATCGTGTTTGCAAAAGGTGGCTTTGTTTGTTTACCGGTCGGAATGGCGGCGCGTCTATTCGGCGTTCCGATTGTCGTCCATGATTCTGATACACGACCCGGCTTGACCAACAGTGTGTTGGGCCGTTGGGCGTCAGCCATTGCTACCGGTTCGCCTACTGAAAACTATCGCTATCGACGCGAGATTACGCGCTATAGCGGGGTACCTATCGATAGGAGTTTTCGCCCCTATACACCACAGGAGCAACAGGCAGCAAAGCGTCATCTTGGTTTTGATGAGTCCTTACCGCTCGTAGTAGTAACGGGGGGTGGATTAGGCGCCACTCGCATCAATACGGCTCTTTTACAAGACGCGGAATACCTGGTTCATGAAGGTATTTGCCTTTATCATGTAACCGGTAGGGCCCATTATGAAGAGGTGAAAACATTGGCGATCCAGGACCCTCATTATCAGGTTGTGCCATTTGTATTTGAGGGGATGGCAGACATACTTGGTGCCGCTGACGTGGTTGTTTCTCGAGCGAGTGCGACATTTATCCAGGAGCTTGCTGGCATGAGAAAATCAGCTATCTTGATTCCAGCAAAGACACTGGGTGATCAACGGAAGAATGCCGAAGTGTATCGTGAGGCGTCCGCGGCCGTTATCCTTAGCGACGACGATATCGAGGGTCAAGGAAAGCTTGCGGACGTCATCATGCAGCTTGTTCGCAATAAAGA comes from the Candidatus Saccharimonas aalborgensis genome and includes:
- a CDS encoding UDP-N-acetylglucosamine--N-acetylmuramyl-(pentapeptide) pyrophosphoryl-undecaprenol N-acetylglucosamine transferase, which encodes MAMRLLCAGGGSGGHVTPVVVVINELALKYPDVEVVFVCDKAFAAQSRGLMKTAHVPITVKTITAGKLRRYKHLSVMRQLLMPKLVFANVADSVKVLIGFFQSLVLIWRFKPDIVFAKGGFVCLPVGMAARLFGVPIVVHDSDTRPGLTNSVLGRWASAIATGSPTENYRYRREITRYSGVPIDRSFRPYTPQEQQAAKRHLGFDESLPLVVVTGGGLGATRINTALLQDAEYLVHEGICLYHVTGRAHYEEVKTLAIQDPHYQVVPFVFEGMADILGAADVVVSRASATFIQELAGMRKSAILIPAKTLGDQRKNAEVYREASAAVILSDDDIEGQGKLADVIMQLVRNKDYADRLAETLHSYAKPHAASDVAAMIAETYRQRHP
- a CDS encoding FtsW/RodA/SpoVE family cell cycle protein — protein: MEQLRRRVVSDGTRLRDSIAQRRHRPDYQIVLYVGLLMLLGLVIMYAIGPQRANVLNQAYGTDTYTATYFVVKQAVSLLLAGVAFTVMASLPFGLVKKHASTLLLIGLGLCVILFVTGNLLHISSIAQCSLGACRWFEFGSLGSFQPAEFLKFGLLMYMAVFLGIRINQGKLNDLTSTIYPMLAVTLLGLFFVVIVQKDLGTGVALASIAFSILLVSGISTRIMLKIVLGALAVGILAIVIAPHRIERVTTFLQGESAVTGSSSNDDANYHIKNAMIALGTGGIFGLGIGNSVQATGYLPEAINDSVFAILGEIFGFVGVVAILLAFGALLIRLLHIIDHSSDITMKLAVAGIWGWLASHIVLNVASMVGIFPLTGITLPLLSFGGTSMLFIAGALGMAFQISRYTLHQLSPVKETNGNETTLRRRGIGGSRYSGRRRYQ